The following DNA comes from Bdellovibrionota bacterium.
CTACAGTCATGAGTGCCATAAACTGCGCCTGAAGATCTGTTGCAAATCCTGGATATGGAGTTGTTTGCACATCTACTCCTTTCCATGAAGAACATTTTCTTACAGTAATAAAGTCTTTTCCAGTATCAATTTTAAATCCACTCTCTTTCATTTTTGCGATTAAAGCATCAAGATGAGTTGGAACGCATTTAGTGACTGTCACTTCACCACCTGTGATTGCACCTGCGATAAGTAAAGTTCCTGCCTCGATACGATCTGGAATTACTGTGTGTTCTGCTGCTTTTAATTTTTCTACTCCAGTGATTTTAAGAATGCTTGATCCAATACCCTCGATCTTTGCGCCCATCTTTACCAGATAATTTGCAAGATCGTCCACTTCCGGTTCTTTTGCGGCATTTTCAATTGTAGTTACACCATCTGCAAGAACTGCGGCCATCAATGCATTCTCAGTTCCGCCCACGGTCACACCATCGAATACGATGGTTGCACCTTTTAATTTTTTAGAGCGAGCAATAACATAACCTTCTTGGATTTCAATTTCTGCGCCGAGAGTTTTCATCGCATCCAAATGTTTATCGATGGGACGAGTTCCAATGGCACAACCACCTGGTAAGCTTACAACTGCTTCTCCATATCTTGCCAGGATCGGACCTAAGCAAAGAATCGAAGCTCTCATTTTACGAACAAGCTCATAAGGAGCTTTCTTGATGAGTTCGCCTTTGCATTCAACAATAAAGTTATCGCCTTCCCAGCTTACCTTGGCTCCCAAGTGCTCAAGCAACAGTTGAGTTGAGTTGATATCTTGAAGCTTTGGAACATTTTTAAAAACATGCTTCCCATCTGCGAGGAGTGTAGAAAATAAAAGTGGGAGCGCAGAATTTTTTGCTCCACCTGTGTGTATTTCACCATTGAGCTGCTTTAAACCTTTTACGACGATTTTATCCATGATGTTCCTAGTTGGCCATTTGGCGCGATTATAATGGCGGATTCTGATATCTATAAGGGTGACTTAATTAGAGGTATTTGTCAAAAGGCTCTTTTTTGTGGCGATCACAAAGCGATCATAGCCTGCATAATCTTGAGCCAGCTGGACATTCTCAAAAAATCCACTTTCAGTGACAATTTTTTTTGCTGCCTCGCCTTGTGAAGCTCCAATCTCAAAGATCCACAACCCTTTTTCTCTTAAAACAGATCCTCCAAGGTTAGTCCATTTAGATATTTTTTCTAGACCGCTGTCTTCGCAGTATAAAGCTTCTTGAGGCTCAAATTTCTTAACATTTTTTTCTACGAGCTGGTCATCTTTTGCAATGTAAGGAGGATTTGAAACCACCACATCAAAAAGTCCTGAAAATCCTTTTAGCTTTAGAAATTCAAAATCTTTGTAACTTAAGTGATCTGCATCTTTTTGTAGAATATCAATTTTATCTGAAACTTCTAAGTTCTTAGCATTTTCTCTTGTGGTTTCTACTGCCTTATCAGAAATATCAATGGCTACAACTTTCATTTTGAAAACTTCTTTGAGAAGCGAAATACCAATGCATCCAGATCCACAACCGATGTCTAAAGCCCAAATTTCTTTTTCCATTTTTTCTTCTTCAATCCAATGAAGAATGTATTCCACCAAAAGCTCTGTTTCGGGTCTTGGAATCAAGACTCCCTCTTGAACATAAAAAGTGTAGTTTAAAAAATCTTTTTTATTTGTGATGTAAGAAACGGGTTCACCTTGGATTCTTCGCTCAATCTTTTGTAAACACTCTTGAAGATCTTGCGGCGCCAATTCCTTTTTAGAATGAATATAAAGATCTGTTCGTGGACACTTTAAAACGTCAGCAATAATAACTTCGGCATCAAGTCTTGCTGAAGGACTTTTGTCTTTTAGAAAGTTTGATGCTGTTAAAATTAAATCTTGGATTTTAATACTTACGTTCCTTGAGAATTTTTTAAAGCCTCAGTTTGGTAATGTGTAATGAGTGGCTCGATCATCAGATCAATTCCGCCTTCCATTAAGGTGTCGATTTGGTAAACTGTGTGGTTGATTCTATGATCCGTCACTCTCGACTGAGGGAAGTTATACGTTCTAATGCGCTCTGATCTATCGCCTGTTCCAATTTGCGCAAGTCGCTTATCAGATGCATCTTTGATTTGTTTTTGTTCTTCGGCATCTTGAATTCTGGCTGCCAAGATTTTAATCGCTTTATTTTTATTTTTTAACTGTGATTTTTCATCCTGACAAATTACCACGGTGTTTGTTGGAAGATGGGTAACACGCACTGCCGAGTCTGTGGTATTCACCGACTGACCGCCAGATCCACCTGCTCTGAACACATCAATCTTTAAATCATTGGGATGTATATTGATCTCAACTTCATCCACTTCGGGAAGTACCGCTACGGTGATGGTAGAAGTATGAACACGACCTTGAGTTTCAGTCTTTGGAACTCTTTGCACCCGGTGAACGCCTGATTCATATTTTAGACGGCTAAATACTTTATCTCCGTTAATACTGGCAATAACTTCTTTAAAGCCGCCCACGGGTGATGCAGAAGTCGAAAGGACTTCTACGCTCCATCTATATTTTTGCGCGTAATGCGTGTAGGCTCTGAAAAGTTCCTCTGAGAAAAGAGAGGCCTCGTCACCACCGGCACCAGCTCTAATTTCTAGAATGATATTCTTGTCGTCGTTAGGATCTTTGGGAAGTAAGAGAATTTTTAATTTTGCCGAGAGCTCTTCAACAGATTTTTCCAAAACGGGCAATTCTTCTTTTGCCATTGCTCTAAGATCTGCGTCTTTTTCTGTTTCTAAAATGTTTTTGGCTTCTTTGCGTTCTTGTTCGATCTTTTTGTATTCACGATACACGTCCACAATCTCTTTGAGAGTAGAATACTCTTTCATAATGAGGGCGTACTTTTTATTATCGTTGATTACGTTGGGATCTAAAATCTGCTGGGCTACACCCTCATATTTTTTTTCAACGTCGTCGAGTCTTTTAAACATATGAAGGTTTACCGAATGTTCCTAAATGGAAGTTAGGATTATTTGCTTTTAGAAGAAAAATTAGCGTAACGTTTTTTGAACTTATCTACGCGTCCTTCTGTATCTACAAGTTTTTGTTTTCCTGTGTAGAACGGATGACAGTTGCTGCAAATATCAACACGAAGTTCTTTCTTCGTAGACTTTGTCATGTATGTATTTCCGCAAACGCAAACTACGCTTGAGTCAAAATATTCTGGATGGATTGCTGGTTTCATGGTTTTTCCTTTGTTCATTGCCGGTTTCAATTCGGCATGAGTTGGAGTTTCTCTCATTTTTCTAGAGTAAAATCAAGTTATTGGGAGAATATTTCAGACCTAGACCCCCCCTCTTGTTCCTACACAGAGTTATCCACAGGAAGGCCGGAGCTCTGCGACGATTATTAGTTGTCACAGCGCTTCTTTAAATTTGCCTAATTATTAAGTTATTTCGAGGGTTTACTTTCCGCCCATATTCGCAAGGAACTCTGTATTGGACTTCGTTTCCGAAAGTTTGCCCAAAATAAACTCCATACTATCCACAACGTTCATTGGTGCTAAAACCTTTCTGAGGATCCAGATTCGGTTCAAATCAGCCTTATCTATGAGTAAATCCTCTTTACGAGTACCAGATTTGTTGATGTCCATGCATGGGAAAATACGTTTTTCCATGAGTTTTCTATCCAAGTGGATCTCTGAGTTACCAGTACCTTTGAATTCCTCAAAAATAACTTCATCCATTCTTGAGCCTGTATCGATAAGCGCAGTTGCGATAATTGTTAAGCTTCCGCCCTCTTCGATATTTCTTGCGGCACCAAAGAATCTTTTTGGTTTATGAAGAGCGTTTGAATCTACACCACCAGAAAGAATTTTTCCCGAAGGAGGAACTACCGTGTTGTAAGCTCTTGCTAAGCGGGTAATAGAATCTAGAAGAATAACGACGTCATGTTTGTGCTCAACTAAACGCTTTGCTTTTTCGATGACCATCTCGGCAACTTGAACGTGACGAGTAGGTGGTTCATCAAAAGTGGATGAAACAACTTCGCCCTTCACAGATCTCAACATATCTGTTACTTCCTCTGGTCTTTCATCAATCAGAAGTACGATTAATTTTACCTCTGGGTGATTCGTAGAAATTGCATTCGCAATCTCTTGCATCAAAACTGTTTTACCAGTTCTTGGAGGAGCAACGATCAGTGCTCTTTGGCCTTTTCCAAGTGGAGACATAAGATCAACCACTCTTGTTGTGTAGTTGTTGGGAGCATATTCAAGTTTTAGTCTTTCTTCTGGATAAAGCGGGGTTAAGTTATCGAATAAGATTTTATCTTTCGCTTTTTCAGGAGACTCATGATTGAGAGTTTCTACTTTTTGAAGAGCAAAATATCTTTCGCCGTCTTTTGGCGGACGAACTGTTCCGCTCACAGTGTCACCAGTTCTCAAGCCAATTCTTCTAATTTGTGATGGACTCACATAAATATCATCTGGACCCGGAAGATAGTTGTAATCCGGAGATCTTAAAAATCCGTATCCGTCAGGTAAGATTTCAAGAACACCATGACCGTAGATATCTCCAAATCTTGCTGCGCGTTTTAGAATTTCGAAGATCATATCTTGTCTTCTCATTCCGGCCGCATGAAGGATGTTTA
Coding sequences within:
- the rpmE gene encoding 50S ribosomal protein L31, producing MKPAIHPEYFDSSVVCVCGNTYMTKSTKKELRVDICSNCHPFYTGKQKLVDTEGRVDKFKKRYANFSSKSK
- the prmC gene encoding peptide chain release factor N(5)-glutamine methyltransferase, with protein sequence MKIQDLILTASNFLKDKSPSARLDAEVIIADVLKCPRTDLYIHSKKELAPQDLQECLQKIERRIQGEPVSYITNKKDFLNYTFYVQEGVLIPRPETELLVEYILHWIEEEKMEKEIWALDIGCGSGCIGISLLKEVFKMKVVAIDISDKAVETTRENAKNLEVSDKIDILQKDADHLSYKDFEFLKLKGFSGLFDVVVSNPPYIAKDDQLVEKNVKKFEPQEALYCEDSGLEKISKWTNLGGSVLREKGLWIFEIGASQGEAAKKIVTESGFFENVQLAQDYAGYDRFVIATKKSLLTNTSN
- the prfA gene encoding peptide chain release factor 1, with the protein product MFKRLDDVEKKYEGVAQQILDPNVINDNKKYALIMKEYSTLKEIVDVYREYKKIEQERKEAKNILETEKDADLRAMAKEELPVLEKSVEELSAKLKILLLPKDPNDDKNIILEIRAGAGGDEASLFSEELFRAYTHYAQKYRWSVEVLSTSASPVGGFKEVIASINGDKVFSRLKYESGVHRVQRVPKTETQGRVHTSTITVAVLPEVDEVEINIHPNDLKIDVFRAGGSGGQSVNTTDSAVRVTHLPTNTVVICQDEKSQLKNKNKAIKILAARIQDAEEQKQIKDASDKRLAQIGTGDRSERIRTYNFPQSRVTDHRINHTVYQIDTLMEGGIDLMIEPLITHYQTEALKNSQGT
- the rho gene encoding transcription termination factor Rho gives rise to the protein MQLTEEERKELNSKDLKTKNITQLLELATKLNILHAAGMRRQDMIFEILKRAARFGDIYGHGVLEILPDGYGFLRSPDYNYLPGPDDIYVSPSQIRRIGLRTGDTVSGTVRPPKDGERYFALQKVETLNHESPEKAKDKILFDNLTPLYPEERLKLEYAPNNYTTRVVDLMSPLGKGQRALIVAPPRTGKTVLMQEIANAISTNHPEVKLIVLLIDERPEEVTDMLRSVKGEVVSSTFDEPPTRHVQVAEMVIEKAKRLVEHKHDVVILLDSITRLARAYNTVVPPSGKILSGGVDSNALHKPKRFFGAARNIEEGGSLTIIATALIDTGSRMDEVIFEEFKGTGNSEIHLDRKLMEKRIFPCMDINKSGTRKEDLLIDKADLNRIWILRKVLAPMNVVDSMEFILGKLSETKSNTEFLANMGGK
- the murA gene encoding UDP-N-acetylglucosamine 1-carboxyvinyltransferase — its product is MDKIVVKGLKQLNGEIHTGGAKNSALPLLFSTLLADGKHVFKNVPKLQDINSTQLLLEHLGAKVSWEGDNFIVECKGELIKKAPYELVRKMRASILCLGPILARYGEAVVSLPGGCAIGTRPIDKHLDAMKTLGAEIEIQEGYVIARSKKLKGATIVFDGVTVGGTENALMAAVLADGVTTIENAAKEPEVDDLANYLVKMGAKIEGIGSSILKITGVEKLKAAEHTVIPDRIEAGTLLIAGAITGGEVTVTKCVPTHLDALIAKMKESGFKIDTGKDFITVRKCSSWKGVDVQTTPYPGFATDLQAQFMALMTVAEGTSIISENIFENRFMHVQELVRMNADITSRTQVAIVRGKKGKLTGAPVMATDLRASASLILAGLASQGETQVLRVYHLDRGYEKLEEKLQKLGADAIRAKE